The following are encoded together in the Pseudidiomarina andamanensis genome:
- the lpxL gene encoding LpxL/LpxP family Kdo(2)-lipid IV(A) lauroyl/palmitoleoyl acyltransferase, with product MIEKPHFEPRFLLPKYWLTWLSVGILYTISWLPYRWQLGMGRGLGRLFYRFVPRRAGIARRNLELCFPDMSSNDIESLVKKNMQNTGIAFFETGMAWWWPDWRIRRKLHIHGEEHLHAAQKDGKGVLLLLFHFLSLEVHARLQGFVKPAVGLYRPHNNAVMEYLQTIGRGRSNKYLIPRTDVRSMLQALDQGEIAGYLPDQDYGRKRTVFAPLFAVEKASTTTGTLLFAGNANCAVLPVTCFRRDDGSGYDMTFYPEFENFPTGDDVDDVTRVNHMIEFAIQQKPEQYMWIHRRFKTRPNESDPDLYKG from the coding sequence ATAATTGAAAAACCGCACTTTGAGCCACGTTTTTTATTACCGAAATATTGGTTAACGTGGCTTAGCGTCGGCATTCTCTACACCATTTCCTGGCTGCCATACCGTTGGCAGTTGGGAATGGGTAGAGGTTTGGGTCGACTATTTTATCGATTTGTTCCTCGCCGCGCTGGCATAGCTCGCCGTAATCTTGAGCTATGTTTTCCTGATATGTCTTCCAATGACATTGAATCCTTAGTTAAGAAGAACATGCAAAACACCGGTATCGCCTTTTTCGAAACCGGGATGGCATGGTGGTGGCCAGATTGGCGTATTCGCCGCAAGTTACACATTCACGGTGAAGAACATCTACATGCCGCTCAAAAGGACGGCAAAGGTGTTTTGCTGTTGCTATTCCATTTCTTAAGTCTAGAGGTTCATGCCAGACTGCAGGGTTTTGTAAAGCCTGCAGTAGGCCTTTATCGGCCGCATAACAACGCAGTTATGGAGTATCTACAAACCATAGGCCGTGGTCGCTCAAATAAATATTTGATTCCGCGCACCGACGTGCGCAGCATGCTCCAAGCTCTTGACCAAGGTGAAATTGCAGGTTACTTGCCAGATCAGGATTATGGTCGTAAACGCACTGTATTTGCACCATTATTCGCCGTGGAGAAGGCCAGCACCACTACCGGCACTTTATTATTTGCGGGCAATGCAAATTGCGCGGTATTACCGGTAACCTGTTTTCGACGTGATGATGGCAGCGGATACGATATGACGTTTTATCCAGAGTTTGAGAATTTCCCAACTGGAGACGATGTCGATGATGTGACTCGAGTAAACCATATGATTGAGTTTGCTATTCAGCAAAAACCTGAGCAATACATGTGGATACACCGACGCTTTAAAACACGACCGAACGAAAGCGACCCAGATCTTTATAAAGGTTAA
- the glnE gene encoding bifunctional [glutamate--ammonia ligase]-adenylyl-L-tyrosine phosphorylase/[glutamate--ammonia-ligase] adenylyltransferase, producing the protein MNVLTRVTSISEFVARVIEQQPDAIEWHGEQVVLPQPSDYQRKLNASLACCTNETEANKVVRQLRQRWYASIAAADLLQQIPLEDVLAHITATADAFISCSLAWLYPRFCERFGKPRDEHGDALPLLVIGMGKLGGGELNFSSDIDLIFCYPEQGETDHPRKPIENSVFFTRLAQGLVSMLDQITVDGRVFRVDLRLRPFGQSGPVVASLSALEYYYQEQGRDWERYAMVKARIIGADANYQQQLSALLRPFVYRRYIDFSAIDALRKMKSLITQETRRKGLERNIKLGPGGIREIEFIAQAFQLIRGGQQRQLQTQSIYQAYQAIGELGLLPQASVDELLECYGVLRKMEHVLQQLNDEQTQTLPIEASLQERISLAYQQPWHEVDELIKSTMARVHEHFRQVIGDPDAEDEEAGELQLLWQDMIEDDTAVDVLVDVGLAKATAQLIWQQVNQLRMEVRKRGSGPRGRKAMARLVPLLLERIVQFADSDSVLERVFQVLRKIMTRTAYVELLVENSGAREQLIKLCRASSWLTQQLALYPLLLDELIDPQHLYQLPKLEDYPSLLDEFLLRLPEQDLEAQMDALRQARQVLQLKVAAADISGALPLMKVSDHLSYLAEAIIAKVVRLAWFQLAEKHGVPPGRDIDNMGFAVMAYGKLGGLELGYGSDLDLVFITDSDYSGETDGSKVLEVQQFYLRLAQRILHLFTTRTVVGTLYEVDMRLRPSGKAGLLVSRLDTFASYLREDAWTWELQALVRARPVFGSPELCQKLIDIRQQQLCQTRDEAELRTQVLSMREKMREHLQAKVEGQEFDVKQGEGGITDLEFLVQYLVLRFAPEHPKLTEFTDNIRILEGAAQVGLMSTENAEELMKAYISEREVIHQLALDDRGNVTRMNLEEYRHTVIEAWRYWLTD; encoded by the coding sequence GTGAATGTGCTGACGCGAGTAACGTCAATTAGTGAGTTTGTTGCTCGCGTTATAGAGCAGCAACCCGATGCTATTGAGTGGCACGGTGAGCAAGTTGTTCTGCCTCAACCGAGCGACTATCAACGCAAGTTGAATGCCAGCCTAGCGTGCTGCACAAATGAGACCGAAGCCAATAAAGTGGTGCGGCAGTTACGCCAGCGATGGTACGCCAGCATTGCAGCAGCTGACTTATTGCAACAAATACCGTTAGAAGATGTATTAGCGCACATTACCGCAACGGCTGATGCGTTTATTAGTTGTTCATTAGCATGGCTGTATCCGCGATTTTGCGAACGCTTTGGTAAGCCGCGCGACGAGCATGGCGACGCGCTTCCGCTATTAGTTATAGGTATGGGCAAATTGGGTGGCGGTGAACTCAATTTTTCATCCGATATTGACCTCATATTTTGCTATCCAGAGCAAGGTGAAACAGACCATCCGCGCAAACCTATCGAGAACAGTGTGTTTTTCACCAGACTTGCCCAAGGTTTAGTCAGCATGCTGGATCAAATCACCGTGGATGGACGGGTTTTCCGTGTTGACTTGAGGCTTCGGCCATTCGGTCAATCAGGTCCTGTCGTCGCTAGCTTATCGGCTCTTGAATATTACTATCAAGAACAAGGACGAGATTGGGAACGCTATGCCATGGTGAAGGCCCGAATTATCGGTGCTGATGCAAATTATCAGCAGCAACTTTCAGCCTTACTTCGGCCATTTGTTTATCGACGTTATATCGATTTTTCCGCAATTGATGCATTGCGTAAAATGAAGAGCTTAATAACGCAAGAAACGCGGCGAAAGGGGCTCGAACGTAACATCAAGCTGGGGCCCGGAGGCATTCGTGAAATCGAGTTTATTGCTCAGGCTTTCCAGCTCATACGCGGTGGTCAGCAAAGACAATTACAGACTCAGTCCATTTATCAAGCTTATCAGGCCATCGGCGAACTGGGGCTGCTACCACAGGCGTCAGTTGATGAGCTGCTCGAGTGTTATGGTGTGTTGCGCAAAATGGAGCATGTGCTCCAACAACTCAATGATGAGCAAACGCAAACCTTACCTATCGAAGCGTCATTGCAAGAGCGTATAAGTCTCGCCTATCAACAACCTTGGCACGAAGTAGATGAGTTAATTAAGAGTACTATGGCGAGAGTTCATGAGCACTTCCGTCAAGTTATCGGTGATCCGGATGCTGAGGATGAAGAAGCTGGGGAACTACAACTGCTGTGGCAGGATATGATTGAAGATGACACTGCGGTGGATGTTCTTGTCGATGTAGGGCTTGCAAAGGCCACTGCACAACTCATTTGGCAGCAAGTTAACCAGTTACGCATGGAGGTACGCAAACGCGGTTCAGGCCCTCGCGGACGTAAGGCCATGGCACGCTTAGTACCATTGCTACTCGAACGAATTGTGCAATTCGCTGATTCCGATTCAGTGCTCGAGCGCGTGTTTCAAGTGTTGCGAAAAATTATGACGCGTACCGCCTATGTTGAACTTTTAGTGGAAAACAGTGGCGCACGCGAACAGCTTATTAAGTTGTGCCGGGCAAGCTCGTGGTTGACCCAACAACTTGCTTTGTATCCGTTATTGCTGGACGAGTTGATAGATCCGCAACATCTATATCAATTACCGAAATTGGAAGATTATCCATCATTACTGGACGAGTTCTTATTGCGGCTGCCAGAACAAGATTTGGAAGCGCAAATGGATGCGTTACGTCAGGCTCGTCAAGTATTGCAACTGAAAGTTGCTGCTGCTGATATCAGCGGTGCATTACCACTCATGAAGGTCAGTGATCACTTGAGTTATCTTGCTGAAGCGATTATTGCCAAGGTCGTGCGTTTAGCGTGGTTTCAGCTAGCTGAGAAACACGGCGTACCTCCTGGTCGTGATATCGACAATATGGGGTTTGCCGTGATGGCTTATGGCAAGCTCGGGGGCTTGGAACTCGGGTATGGTTCTGATTTAGACTTAGTATTTATTACCGATTCAGATTATTCAGGCGAAACCGACGGCTCCAAAGTTCTTGAGGTTCAGCAGTTTTATCTGCGTTTAGCACAGCGTATATTGCATTTGTTCACCACCCGAACAGTAGTCGGTACCCTGTACGAAGTTGACATGCGATTGCGACCTTCCGGTAAAGCCGGTTTGCTAGTCTCCCGTTTGGATACGTTTGCTAGTTATCTGCGTGAAGATGCGTGGACGTGGGAGCTACAAGCCTTAGTCCGAGCTCGGCCAGTTTTCGGTAGTCCTGAGTTGTGCCAGAAGTTAATCGACATACGTCAGCAGCAACTATGCCAAACTCGCGATGAAGCAGAGCTGAGAACGCAAGTACTTAGCATGCGAGAAAAAATGCGCGAGCACTTGCAAGCAAAAGTAGAAGGTCAGGAGTTTGACGTTAAGCAGGGCGAGGGCGGTATCACTGATTTGGAATTTTTGGTTCAGTATTTAGTGTTACGTTTCGCTCCAGAACATCCGAAGTTAACTGAGTTTACCGACAATATTCGTATATTAGAAGGGGCAGCGCAGGTCGGATTGATGAGTACCGAAAACGCAGAAGAGTTAATGAAAGCTTATATTTCTGAACGTGAAGTAATTCATCAATTAGCGCTTGATGACCGAGGTAATGTTACGCGGATGAATTTAGAAGAATATCGCCATACTGTTATTGAAGCATGGCGATACTGGCTAACCGATTAA
- the putA gene encoding bifunctional proline dehydrogenase/L-glutamate gamma-semialdehyde dehydrogenase PutA produces the protein MFKASEVLAAQYTGADLGRLQKAITANYLVDEDAYLRELLPLVPQENSNLDAVTQAATDLVNRVRDRADGGGVDAFLQEYSLDTKEGIILMCLAEALLRIPDATTADALIQDRLSGGDWQKHMGQSASWLVNSGTWGLALTNSMINPTGQPMETPHGVFRRMVRRLSSPVVRKATYAAMRIMGTQFVLGRTIQEALKNSRNNRDKGYTHSYDMLGEAALTMADARRYHADYVNSIKVVGKENFNNPNAPRPTISIKLSALHPRYEVANHERVLTELASSLTELVKLAKEADVGVSIDAEEMDRLELSLELFEKVYRSGVCKGWPRFGLVVQAYSKRALPVLCWVTALARECGDEIPVRLVKGAYWDTEIKLCQVNGLEGYPVYTRKANTDVSYLACAHYLMSAATDGAIYPQFATHNAQTVVAIRELNKKYQRRIEFQRLHGMGDDLYDTLLEQDPKVTVRIYAPVGAHKDLLPYLVRRLLENGANTSFVHKLVDPETPVAELTEHPLRTMLKHEHFANHKIPLPTQIFSDRKNSLGLNMNIHSQADDFINAVHQYRDKQWQGGPIVNGDVVDAHHRVAIHSPQNTSQQIGTICWGDKALAEQALQSANAAYRRWRDTDVEVRASALEKLADLMEANRNELIALCTMEAGKSLQDGIDEVREAVDFCRYYAQQARELMGDGTTLPGPTGETNELFLQGRGTFICISPWNFPLAIFMGQVAAALVTGNCVIAKPAEQTGLIAFRAVQLALEAGIPGDVLHYMPGSGAEVGSFLVSQEDIGGVCFTGSTYTAQSINRALAARTGAIVPLVAETGGQNAMLIDSTALPEQAVTDIVASAFKSAGQRCSALRVLFVQDDIADRVIDLLKGAMAELKVGDPMLHETDVGPVIDGVAKSNLEQHINDISQAGRLIARAPMPEYTNGGTFVAPTAIEIDSINQLVKENFGPILHVIRYKTSELDQVIDSINGTGFGLTFGIHSRNETFAADIARRIDVGNVYINRNQIGAVVGVQPFGGRGMSGTGPKAGGPHYLTRFVTEKTRTNNITAVGGNATLLSLGD, from the coding sequence ATGTTCAAAGCGAGTGAAGTACTTGCGGCTCAGTATACCGGCGCCGACCTTGGTCGACTCCAAAAAGCAATAACTGCCAACTACTTAGTAGATGAAGATGCTTATTTGCGTGAGCTTTTGCCTTTAGTGCCTCAAGAAAATTCAAATCTTGATGCGGTTACTCAGGCAGCAACTGATTTAGTAAATAGAGTTCGCGACCGTGCTGATGGCGGTGGCGTTGATGCGTTCTTGCAAGAATACAGTCTTGATACCAAAGAAGGCATTATTTTGATGTGTCTTGCCGAAGCATTGCTGCGCATTCCAGACGCAACGACAGCCGATGCGCTCATTCAAGATCGTTTATCTGGCGGTGACTGGCAGAAACACATGGGGCAAAGCGCTTCTTGGCTGGTCAATAGCGGCACGTGGGGCTTGGCTTTAACTAATTCGATGATTAACCCAACCGGTCAACCTATGGAAACGCCGCATGGGGTGTTCCGTCGTATGGTTCGCCGTTTGAGTTCGCCTGTCGTGCGCAAAGCAACCTATGCAGCTATGCGCATCATGGGAACGCAATTTGTTTTGGGCCGCACTATTCAAGAGGCGCTCAAAAACAGCCGTAACAATCGCGATAAAGGTTATACCCATTCTTACGACATGCTAGGCGAAGCAGCGTTAACGATGGCCGATGCGCGTCGTTATCACGCTGACTATGTCAACTCAATCAAAGTGGTTGGAAAAGAGAACTTCAATAACCCAAATGCACCGCGACCGACAATTTCAATTAAACTGTCTGCGTTACATCCACGTTACGAGGTGGCCAACCACGAACGTGTACTTACTGAACTCGCTTCAAGCTTAACTGAACTGGTGAAGCTTGCGAAAGAAGCCGATGTTGGCGTCAGCATTGACGCTGAAGAGATGGATCGCTTAGAACTCTCACTCGAGCTATTCGAAAAAGTTTATCGCAGCGGCGTGTGTAAAGGGTGGCCGCGTTTCGGTTTAGTTGTTCAAGCCTATTCGAAGCGTGCTTTGCCGGTGTTGTGCTGGGTAACTGCTTTGGCTCGCGAATGCGGTGATGAAATTCCAGTACGCCTCGTAAAAGGTGCATACTGGGATACCGAAATTAAGCTATGCCAAGTGAACGGCTTAGAAGGCTATCCAGTCTATACCCGCAAAGCGAATACCGATGTGTCTTATCTAGCTTGTGCTCACTATTTAATGAGTGCGGCAACGGATGGCGCAATCTATCCGCAGTTTGCAACCCACAATGCGCAAACCGTGGTTGCTATTCGTGAGTTGAATAAGAAGTACCAACGTCGCATTGAGTTCCAACGTCTGCATGGTATGGGTGATGATCTCTACGACACCTTACTTGAGCAAGATCCAAAGGTAACGGTTCGTATCTATGCACCAGTAGGCGCTCACAAAGATTTACTGCCATATTTGGTTCGCCGCTTACTTGAAAACGGCGCAAATACATCGTTTGTACATAAGTTAGTGGACCCTGAAACGCCGGTAGCCGAGCTCACTGAGCATCCGCTACGTACCATGCTGAAACATGAGCATTTCGCAAACCATAAGATTCCATTACCGACGCAGATTTTCAGCGATCGGAAAAACTCGTTAGGATTGAATATGAACATTCACTCGCAAGCTGATGATTTTATCAACGCCGTTCATCAATATCGTGATAAGCAATGGCAAGGTGGCCCGATTGTTAATGGTGATGTAGTTGATGCACACCACCGCGTTGCTATTCACAGTCCACAGAACACTAGTCAGCAAATTGGTACCATTTGTTGGGGTGACAAAGCATTAGCTGAGCAAGCATTACAAAGTGCTAATGCAGCTTATCGCCGCTGGCGCGACACAGACGTTGAAGTGCGAGCATCGGCGCTTGAGAAATTGGCAGATTTGATGGAAGCCAATCGTAATGAACTGATTGCTCTGTGTACCATGGAAGCTGGTAAGAGCTTACAAGATGGTATCGATGAAGTTCGCGAAGCAGTGGACTTCTGCCGCTATTATGCGCAGCAAGCACGCGAACTGATGGGCGACGGCACGACATTGCCAGGGCCAACCGGCGAAACGAATGAACTGTTCTTGCAAGGCCGCGGTACCTTTATCTGTATTAGCCCTTGGAACTTCCCTCTCGCAATCTTTATGGGACAAGTTGCAGCAGCTTTAGTTACTGGTAACTGCGTGATTGCAAAACCAGCTGAACAAACCGGTTTAATAGCCTTCCGCGCTGTTCAATTGGCATTAGAGGCCGGTATTCCGGGTGACGTATTACATTACATGCCAGGCAGCGGTGCTGAAGTTGGTAGTTTCTTGGTGTCACAAGAAGATATCGGCGGCGTGTGCTTTACCGGCTCAACGTACACGGCACAATCTATTAATCGTGCTTTGGCGGCTCGCACAGGTGCAATTGTGCCATTGGTTGCAGAAACGGGTGGGCAAAATGCGATGTTGATCGATTCAACAGCCCTGCCAGAACAAGCGGTTACCGACATCGTTGCCAGCGCATTTAAGAGTGCCGGTCAACGTTGTTCAGCACTTCGTGTGTTGTTTGTTCAAGACGATATCGCTGACCGCGTGATTGATTTGCTCAAAGGCGCAATGGCTGAACTGAAGGTGGGTGACCCAATGTTGCATGAAACCGACGTTGGCCCAGTTATTGATGGTGTCGCGAAAAGTAACCTTGAGCAACACATCAATGATATTTCACAAGCAGGTCGCTTAATCGCTCGAGCTCCAATGCCGGAGTATACCAATGGCGGTACTTTTGTGGCGCCAACGGCGATTGAAATCGATAGCATTAATCAGCTAGTTAAAGAAAACTTCGGTCCAATTTTGCACGTTATTCGCTACAAAACGAGCGAGCTTGACCAAGTTATTGATAGCATTAACGGCACTGGTTTCGGCTTAACATTCGGTATTCATAGCCGCAATGAAACCTTTGCAGCAGATATCGCACGTCGCATTGACGTGGGTAACGTGTACATTAACCGAAATCAGATTGGTGCTGTGGTTGGCGTACAACCGTTTGGTGGTCGTGGTATGTCTGGTACTGGTCCGAAAGCCGGTGGTCCACACTACTTAACACGCTTTGTAACTGAAAAAACACGCACCAATAACATTACTGCGGTTGGTGGAAACGCAACCCTGTTGTCGCTAGGTGACTAG
- the tolC gene encoding outer membrane channel protein TolC has product MKKHVLSVLVGLTFSATTSVAYADDLAQVFQLALQNDPTLQQVDAQRRAAQKGIDITKSAFWPQVNLSAGYSRSESESATYDSVAQSFIVIDSENRGWNAGLNLSQTVFDMNVWDRAELSEKQAYQAEVNYLSVRQQLMIRVVNAYFTVLERQDDLEFATAEKKAISRQLEQTKQRFSVGLTAITDVHEAQAQYDTSVAAEIQAKNAVEIAQESLREITGRYHEELAQLNTDTFSPESPAPADAMQWVKIAEDKNLQLLVQRVSVEIAEQQIDLARNGHLPTVSLNGSYSTRDTTTTARGNEINMPRMDSNSIGLSLNVPLFTGFRTSSEVDQARENYVASSQELEGVRRSVERQVRNAYYDVVASQATIRAFEQAVVSAESALKATQTGFEVGTRTIVDVLNSTRNLYNARRNLSSARYGYIRQYLTLRQASGQISEQDLVAINASLINENN; this is encoded by the coding sequence ATGAAAAAGCACGTACTATCAGTTTTAGTTGGCTTAACGTTCAGCGCGACGACCAGCGTCGCCTACGCCGACGACCTTGCACAAGTATTCCAACTTGCATTGCAAAATGATCCAACTTTACAACAAGTTGATGCGCAGCGCCGCGCAGCTCAAAAAGGTATCGACATCACCAAATCGGCATTTTGGCCACAAGTCAATCTTTCTGCTGGATATTCACGTTCAGAATCAGAGAGTGCGACTTACGATTCAGTTGCACAAAGTTTTATTGTGATCGACAGTGAAAACCGCGGTTGGAATGCCGGCCTTAATTTAAGCCAAACCGTGTTCGATATGAACGTATGGGATCGCGCTGAATTAAGTGAGAAGCAAGCATATCAAGCTGAAGTAAATTACTTAAGTGTGCGTCAGCAATTAATGATTCGTGTAGTGAATGCCTACTTCACGGTACTTGAACGTCAAGACGACCTTGAGTTTGCGACGGCAGAGAAAAAGGCGATTTCACGTCAACTTGAGCAAACCAAACAACGTTTTTCAGTTGGTTTAACTGCAATCACCGATGTACACGAAGCGCAAGCTCAGTATGACACCTCTGTAGCAGCTGAAATCCAAGCGAAGAATGCGGTTGAGATTGCACAAGAATCATTGCGTGAAATCACTGGTCGATATCATGAAGAATTAGCTCAATTGAATACTGACACGTTTTCACCTGAGAGCCCAGCGCCAGCAGATGCGATGCAATGGGTGAAAATAGCTGAAGATAAAAATTTGCAGTTGTTGGTTCAACGCGTCTCAGTAGAAATTGCTGAGCAGCAAATTGATTTAGCCCGTAACGGTCATTTACCAACCGTATCGTTGAACGGTTCATATTCTACTCGTGATACCACCACAACGGCACGCGGCAACGAAATTAATATGCCACGTATGGATTCAAACTCGATTGGCTTGTCATTGAATGTGCCGCTTTTTACAGGCTTCCGGACGTCTTCTGAAGTCGACCAAGCTCGCGAAAACTATGTTGCATCAAGCCAAGAACTTGAAGGCGTTCGTCGTAGTGTTGAACGACAAGTTCGCAATGCATATTACGATGTCGTTGCTTCGCAAGCCACTATCCGTGCATTTGAACAAGCTGTCGTTTCAGCTGAGAGCGCATTGAAAGCCACGCAAACTGGTTTTGAAGTTGGTACCCGCACAATTGTTGACGTGCTAAATAGTACCCGCAACCTGTACAACGCCCGTCGTAACTTATCGAGCGCTCGTTATGGATACATTCGTCAGTATTTGACTCTGAGACAAGCTTCAGGTCAGATCAGCGAACAAGATTTGGTAGCCATTAACGCAAGCTTGATTAATGAAAATAATTGA
- a CDS encoding CYTH domain-containing protein has product MSQEIELKLLVEPAKRDAVLALCQQLAKDAQPSQLELSNAYFDTPDLQLRQHDIGLRIRRRGDEREQTIKLSGEVLGGMHSRPEYNVVVTRDQPDLTLFEEDIWPDEFPVFDVQRELTEIFRTDFTRHRWQITSGDGVIELVFDEGQVIANDKTRAICEIELEVQGGDIAQAYKLARRFITRVNARVGSLSKAARGYLLAEKSVLEPFTHAHFVRQQPTDDAGSGLYRALAYALQYWQHNDACLNEQPSVRAVAGITDGIRLCKVVLQQLALFEIDVSDHIVRLEQMLGHLGWLSRYDGLNELTAQDGAYHRALEQNQKLYDEILEQQEHAVQLELVINLSKRDDYQLTLFELGELCAQQPRHEQLTQLPLKQWAAQRLREDWQQVVEAFTRHEEMRADQYLKLLPQLQSSLQLGYCVGYLFDADDRESFRAPWQDMMRGIREIMALKLLREAIKDTDDINTEKLLSWQEVQLESLLYALERSRRAALKQEPYWIL; this is encoded by the coding sequence GTGAGTCAAGAAATAGAACTAAAGTTACTGGTAGAACCAGCTAAGCGAGATGCGGTTTTGGCATTATGCCAACAACTAGCTAAAGACGCGCAACCGAGCCAACTGGAATTAAGTAATGCGTATTTCGATACGCCAGACCTGCAGTTGCGTCAACACGACATTGGTTTACGTATTCGCCGTCGTGGCGATGAGCGCGAGCAAACCATTAAATTGTCAGGTGAAGTGCTTGGTGGTATGCATTCTCGACCTGAATACAATGTTGTGGTGACACGAGACCAACCCGACTTAACGTTGTTTGAAGAAGATATTTGGCCGGACGAATTCCCGGTGTTTGATGTTCAGCGAGAACTCACCGAAATATTTCGTACCGACTTCACGCGGCATCGTTGGCAAATAACAAGCGGTGATGGCGTTATCGAACTTGTTTTCGATGAAGGGCAGGTTATCGCAAACGATAAAACTCGAGCAATTTGTGAAATTGAACTTGAGGTTCAAGGTGGCGATATTGCTCAAGCTTATAAGCTTGCAAGACGATTTATAACTCGGGTTAACGCCCGCGTTGGTAGTTTAAGTAAAGCTGCTCGCGGTTATTTGTTGGCAGAAAAATCAGTTCTCGAGCCATTTACCCATGCACACTTTGTTCGCCAACAACCGACCGATGATGCCGGCAGCGGTCTTTATCGCGCGCTTGCCTATGCACTGCAATATTGGCAGCACAATGATGCCTGTTTGAACGAACAACCTAGTGTACGTGCGGTGGCTGGTATTACCGATGGTATTCGCTTGTGTAAAGTAGTTCTGCAGCAGTTGGCACTGTTTGAAATTGATGTCAGCGATCATATCGTGCGTCTCGAGCAAATGTTGGGACACCTTGGATGGCTCAGCCGGTATGATGGACTCAACGAATTGACAGCTCAAGACGGAGCGTATCACCGTGCATTAGAGCAAAATCAAAAATTGTATGATGAGATTCTCGAGCAGCAAGAACATGCGGTTCAACTTGAGCTAGTTATTAATTTAAGCAAGCGCGATGATTATCAATTGACCTTATTTGAGCTTGGTGAGCTTTGTGCACAACAACCTCGTCATGAGCAATTAACTCAGCTGCCACTAAAACAGTGGGCAGCGCAGCGGTTAAGGGAAGACTGGCAACAGGTTGTCGAAGCGTTTACCCGTCATGAGGAGATGCGCGCGGATCAGTATTTAAAACTCCTACCGCAGTTACAAAGCTCGCTGCAATTGGGCTACTGTGTTGGTTATTTGTTCGATGCAGATGATCGTGAAAGTTTTCGTGCGCCCTGGCAAGACATGATGCGAGGAATTCGAGAAATCATGGCATTGAAGCTCTTGCGTGAAGCCATCAAAGACACCGATGACATCAACACGGAAAAACTGCTCAGTTGGCAAGAAGTTCAACTTGAGTCACTTCTTTACGCTTTAGAGCGTTCACGCAGAGCAGCTCTGAAACAAGAGCCGTATTGGATACTGTAA